A stretch of DNA from Microlunatus capsulatus:
TCTTCACCGCCCTCGACAGCCCCTACTCGGTCGAGATCATGCGGGGGGTCGTCTCCTGCCCGGTCGACGTCGTGGTCACCTCGGCTCCGGACACGCCGGACGGTCGGGGGTGGTCCGGCCGGTTCGCCCCGAACGACCGGTCGGGGGCCATCATCGTCACGTCGCAGCTGACCCCGGCGGACCAGCGCGAGCTGGCCCGCGCCCGGGTGCCCTACGTCCTCATCGACCCGGCCGCGGAGCTGGCGAGCCCGGAGGTCAGCACGGTCGGCGCGACGAACTGGGCCGGGGGGCTCGCGGCGACGCAGCACCTGCTCGGCCTGGGCCACCGGCGGATCGCCGCCATCGGGGGGCCGGCCGCGATGCTGTGCACCCGCGCCCGCATCTCCGGGTACAGCGCGGCGCTGGCCTCGGCGGGCGTCCGCCTGGACCCGGAGCTGATCCGGCACGGCCGGTTCCACCACCGGGGCGGCCATCAGGCGGCCCAGGAGCTGTTCGCGCTGCCCGACCCGCCGACGGCGATCTTCGCCGGCAGCGACGAGCAGGCCTTCGGGGTGGCCGAGGCGGCGCGGCTCACCGGTCGGCGCATCCCCGACGACCTGAGCCTCGTCGGCTTCGACGACCTGCCGATGGCCCGGTGGTTCTCGCCCCCGCTCACCACGGTGCGCCAGCCCCTGACCGAGATGGGTCGGACGGCGGCGTCGATGTTGCTGGGGATGATCGAGGACGGCGAGCCGCACGGCCGCCAGGTGGAGCTGGCCACCGAGCTCGTCGTCCGGTCCTCGACCGCGCCACCCCCGGGACGCACGGGCGCGGGTCCGGCCCGGTAGCGGGGGCGCGCTCGCGGAGCCGGCCGGGGTGGACCGCGGCGCCCGGTGGCTGCGCCTACCGTGGTCGGGGTGTACGCCAAGACGCTGATCCCCGGTCCGAACCCCGTCCCCGCGCTGATGGCCACCACCGACGAGCTGACGGTGCTGCTGCCGCAGCTGCTCGAGCGGGGCTGGGCCCTGTTCGGCGACCCGCCGCCGCTCGACCCGGCGGGGGAGGTGGTCATCGACTCCGACCGGCTCCGGCTCGTGCTGGACGGCCGCCCCCTGCTGGACGACCGGAACCCCACGGCCCCCGACGGCTGGTGGGCCGCCGTCGACCAGCTGGGCAGCCGCTGCGCCGTCATCCTCTGCGACCAGGCCGACGTCGACCTCGTCCACCACGCGGTCGAGGGTCAGCTGGCGGCCCTGGTGGACACCGCGCGGGCCGTCTTCGCCGCCCTGCCCGTGACCACCGTCCTCGCCGGCTGAGCCAGCGTCCTGCCGAGGCCGCTCCTGAGGTTCGCCTTCTGCCGAGTTGT
This window harbors:
- a CDS encoding LacI family DNA-binding transcriptional regulator — its product is MTKDGRPTLETVAVAAGVSLATVSKVLNDRRDVAAATRLRVQELLDEYEYVPPRRSPVHRDATHRRFIELVFTALDSPYSVEIMRGVVSCPVDVVVTSAPDTPDGRGWSGRFAPNDRSGAIIVTSQLTPADQRELARARVPYVLIDPAAELASPEVSTVGATNWAGGLAATQHLLGLGHRRIAAIGGPAAMLCTRARISGYSAALASAGVRLDPELIRHGRFHHRGGHQAAQELFALPDPPTAIFAGSDEQAFGVAEAARLTGRRIPDDLSLVGFDDLPMARWFSPPLTTVRQPLTEMGRTAASMLLGMIEDGEPHGRQVELATELVVRSSTAPPPGRTGAGPAR